A region from the Helcococcus ovis genome encodes:
- a CDS encoding BglG family transcription antiterminator, translating into MFTYREIDILLLLMKNKYIKLEDLSIRLDVSTRTIIRDIYNINLLGKKFDYNLESTDKGYTLNFNIEDSEKKLRTHLVSSKLKNINKKIFLLILSNSNMKIYDLAEILFESESGINNKLSILKKAVLKYDIELKYTSTNGFKIVAEEIDLRRYLLENYMIIKDNIFYGTLFNLIDESVIEKLKNIVKQELINSNLIITDGDFSNLISLIVVSIFRNGKINKFEYIKDKEVFINIFNSIEKKLNIKLGQNEIRYIIKNSIFSNVINQDDLNNGIKKIIENSLKRLKETSLNEYVFDTKFYDSIFSHLRLLIKRNLDKKNNIINPLLTELKKKYIIEISDAYIIKEEIYKEFHINISEDEIGYLAIYLGATKKNSERKNSAIIICNYGIGTSKVVEMKIKEKYKSINVIGNYPLSYLDLAIAQKPDFIISTVEILQNTKGIPIVDASKILYDEEVLNFNIIEDNTLENILYENLFFEINVNTKEEFFNVSRNLILKNFDVNEKVLDIVYEHESIVSTEIGNLVAIPHAIAKGDFKSFIGIFKLNKQILWNTEKVQFVFYILLNEKEKKYIKSLGNLYEYILQPNNISKMKNLYNLKDFIKEIRK; encoded by the coding sequence ATGTTTACATATAGAGAAATAGATATATTGTTATTGCTAATGAAAAATAAATATATAAAACTTGAGGATTTATCAATAAGATTAGATGTTTCTACAAGAACTATAATAAGAGATATTTATAATATAAATTTGTTGGGGAAAAAATTTGATTATAATTTAGAGTCGACAGATAAAGGATATACATTGAATTTTAATATCGAAGATTCAGAAAAAAAATTACGAACACATTTAGTCTCTTCTAAACTTAAAAATATTAATAAAAAAATATTTTTGCTTATTTTATCAAATAGTAACATGAAGATATATGATTTAGCTGAAATTTTATTTGAAAGTGAATCTGGTATTAATAATAAATTAAGTATATTAAAAAAGGCTGTTTTAAAATATGATATTGAATTAAAATATACTTCTACTAATGGATTTAAGATAGTTGCTGAAGAAATAGATTTAAGAAGATATTTATTAGAAAATTATATGATTATAAAAGATAATATTTTTTATGGAACTTTATTTAATTTAATTGATGAAAGTGTTATAGAAAAATTAAAAAATATTGTTAAACAGGAATTGATAAATTCGAATTTAATTATAACAGATGGTGATTTTTCAAACTTAATATCTTTAATAGTAGTAAGTATATTTAGAAATGGAAAAATAAATAAATTTGAATATATCAAAGATAAAGAAGTTTTTATAAATATATTTAATTCTATAGAAAAAAAATTAAATATTAAATTAGGTCAAAATGAAATTCGATATATAATAAAAAATTCTATATTTAGCAATGTAATAAACCAAGATGATTTGAATAATGGCATAAAAAAAATTATAGAAAATTCATTAAAAAGATTGAAGGAAACATCCTTAAATGAATATGTGTTTGATACAAAATTTTACGACTCTATTTTTTCTCATTTGAGATTACTAATAAAACGAAATTTAGATAAAAAAAATAATATAATTAATCCATTATTAACTGAATTAAAGAAGAAATATATTATAGAAATAAGTGATGCTTATATCATAAAAGAAGAAATTTATAAAGAATTTCATATTAATATATCTGAAGATGAGATAGGATATTTAGCGATATATTTAGGTGCAACTAAAAAAAACAGTGAAAGGAAAAATAGTGCAATAATAATATGTAATTATGGAATAGGAACATCAAAAGTTGTAGAGATGAAAATAAAAGAAAAGTATAAATCAATTAATGTAATTGGAAATTATCCTTTATCTTATTTAGATTTAGCTATTGCACAAAAGCCGGATTTTATAATTTCTACAGTGGAAATTTTACAAAATACAAAAGGGATACCTATAGTGGATGCATCAAAAATTTTATATGATGAGGAAGTTTTAAATTTTAATATTATTGAAGATAATACTTTAGAAAATATATTATACGAAAATTTATTTTTTGAAATTAATGTAAATACAAAAGAGGAATTTTTTAATGTTTCTAGAAATTTAATTTTGAAAAATTTTGATGTAAATGAAAAAGTACTTGATATTGTGTATGAACATGAAAGTATCGTTTCGACAGAAATTGGAAATCTTGTTGCTATTCCTCACGCAATTGCAAAGGGAGATTTTAAATCGTTTATAGGGATTTTTAAATTGAATAAACAAATTTTATGGAATACAGAAAAAGTACAGTTTGTATTTTATATATTATTAAATGAAAAAGAGAAAAAATATATTAAATCATTAGGAAATTTATATGAATATATATTACAACCTAATAATATATCAAAAATGAAAAATTTATATAATTTGAAAGATTTTATAAAGGAAATAAGGAAATAA
- a CDS encoding PTS sugar transporter subunit IIA produces the protein MKQLSKFLNEKTIQLQNNIRSWEDAINLASFPLLESKSIEKKYIYSMKEAVNTYGTYMVLRDYFALMHARPENGVNKTAMSMLILNEPVTMKDQKIKIFLILAAKDNNSHIEALSMITELFSNDQMFNKFLSSNKEEILKIIEGR, from the coding sequence ATGAAACAATTATCAAAATTTTTAAATGAAAAAACAATACAACTTCAAAATAATATTAGAAGCTGGGAGGATGCGATTAATTTAGCATCGTTTCCCTTGTTAGAATCAAAAAGTATTGAAAAAAAATATATTTATTCAATGAAAGAAGCTGTTAACACTTATGGGACATATATGGTTTTAAGAGACTATTTTGCATTGATGCATGCAAGACCTGAAAATGGGGTTAATAAAACAGCAATGTCAATGCTTATATTAAATGAGCCGGTCACTATGAAAGACCAGAAAATAAAAATATTTTTGATTTTAGCAGCAAAAGACAATAATTCTCATATAGAAGCATTATCAATGATTACTGAACTTTTTTCAAATGATCAAATGTTTAATAAGTTTTTAAGTTCAAATAAAGAAGAAATATTAAAAATTATAGAAGGGAGGTAA
- a CDS encoding PTS sugar transporter subunit IIB, with the protein MKILAVCGFGVGSSMVLKMTIEKVARNLELDADVENTDISSAKGMHADVIFTSAEFAEELSKDTNTKIYSIKKYMDKEEVEKALNDFINNK; encoded by the coding sequence ATGAAAATTTTAGCGGTTTGTGGATTTGGTGTTGGGTCTTCAATGGTTTTAAAAATGACCATAGAAAAAGTTGCACGAAATTTAGAATTAGATGCAGATGTAGAAAACACAGATATAAGTTCAGCTAAAGGTATGCATGCAGATGTAATATTTACTAGTGCTGAATTTGCTGAAGAATTATCTAAAGATACAAATACTAAAATTTATTCAATAAAAAAATATATGGATAAAGAAGAAGTAGAGAAAGCGTTAAATGATTTTATAAATAATAAATAA
- a CDS encoding PTS ascorbate transporter subunit IIC yields MSFITNNILKNPPILLGLISMLGLIIQRKNLSDILKGGLIAAFGMLILSSGVNMLIGAIAPINTTFSNTLSAGAIKEGLNDISFTQVHGGEVGLAMFIGLGLHLLIARFTRVKTIFLTGHMIWWFPFIFVAAGVEGGLSGISLILFGAIISALYWSFMPWVMRNYVWDATGDKSFLIGHPTGILSLVSGFVAKRLGDKSKSTEDLRLPKNLSFFREISITGCIVIIIMYLVIGLILPSILPEGQNLLMYSIQQGLSFGAGLLVMLYGVRMLINQIIPAFQGISEKVIPNAIPAFDCPILFNYKPNAVIIGFIVAMITSTVLIIISNTFNLFGVVLVPLVITSFFECGSASVIGEGQGGLKGSIIGTFIASIVMVLIMAVSVIIFKTTIQNWLLIFGGNDFSIFGAIAKFISEFISLVL; encoded by the coding sequence ATGTCATTTATTACTAATAATATTTTGAAAAACCCACCTATACTTTTAGGTTTAATATCAATGTTAGGGTTAATCATTCAAAGAAAAAATTTATCAGACATTTTAAAAGGAGGGCTAATAGCTGCATTTGGTATGTTAATTTTGAGTTCAGGAGTTAATATGCTTATAGGTGCAATAGCTCCTATAAATACGACTTTTTCTAATACATTATCAGCAGGTGCAATAAAAGAAGGTTTAAATGATATAAGTTTTACTCAAGTACATGGTGGAGAAGTTGGATTGGCAATGTTTATTGGTCTAGGTTTACATTTATTAATTGCAAGATTTACAAGAGTTAAAACTATATTTTTAACAGGACACATGATTTGGTGGTTTCCATTTATATTTGTAGCGGCAGGAGTTGAAGGTGGGTTAAGTGGAATTTCATTGATTTTATTTGGAGCTATAATTTCGGCTTTATATTGGTCATTTATGCCATGGGTAATGAGAAATTATGTGTGGGATGCAACAGGAGATAAATCATTTCTAATTGGACATCCAACAGGAATATTATCATTAGTTTCAGGATTTGTTGCTAAAAGACTTGGAGATAAATCAAAATCAACAGAAGATTTAAGATTACCAAAAAATTTATCATTTTTTAGAGAAATATCAATAACAGGCTGTATTGTAATTATCATAATGTATTTAGTTATAGGCTTAATATTACCAAGTATATTGCCTGAAGGGCAAAATCTATTAATGTATTCTATACAACAAGGCTTATCATTTGGAGCAGGTTTACTAGTGATGCTATATGGAGTTAGAATGCTTATTAATCAGATAATACCAGCATTTCAAGGAATATCTGAAAAAGTTATACCTAATGCAATACCGGCCTTTGATTGTCCAATATTATTTAATTATAAACCAAATGCAGTTATAATAGGTTTTATTGTTGCTATGATTACTTCAACAGTATTAATTATTATTTCTAATACATTTAATCTGTTTGGAGTTGTATTGGTTCCTTTAGTAATTACAAGTTTCTTTGAATGTGGTTCAGCATCAGTAATAGGTGAGGGACAAGGTGGATTAAAAGGTTCAATTATTGGGACGTTTATAGCTTCAATTGTTATGGTATTAATTATGGCTGTTTCTGTAATAATATTTAAGACAACAATTCAAAATTGGTTGTTAATATTTGGTGGAAATGATTTTTCAATATTTGGAGCAATAGCCAAATTTATATCTGAATTTATATCATTAGTATTGTAG
- a CDS encoding sugar isomerase domain-containing protein, with protein sequence MFEYFDKIKKILYDVEKNECENIKKFKDCLVEATINKNNIYIFGASHAGILVQEMYYRAGGLITVNPIFGREISLTNQPITITSKMERLHGYGSILASTIKFKKNDLLILHSVSGRNPVTIELGIYAKEKGVKIIVLTNLNYSKNSKSRHKSGKLLYEIADVIIDNHGDIGDATISIKEGLNVAPTSTVIGATILNTVISETAKELLKNNIDPLPFFYSANLDGGDEKNKLVAKYYKNNIIYKF encoded by the coding sequence ATGTTTGAATATTTTGATAAAATAAAAAAAATTTTATATGATGTAGAAAAAAATGAATGTGAAAATATAAAGAAATTTAAGGATTGTTTAGTAGAAGCTACAATAAATAAGAATAATATTTATATATTTGGAGCTAGTCATGCCGGGATATTAGTACAGGAAATGTATTACAGAGCGGGAGGTTTAATAACTGTAAATCCTATTTTTGGTAGAGAAATTTCTTTAACTAATCAACCTATTACAATAACTAGTAAAATGGAAAGACTTCATGGTTATGGTTCTATTTTAGCGTCTACAATTAAGTTTAAAAAGAATGATTTGCTTATTTTACACTCAGTTTCAGGAAGAAATCCTGTAACGATAGAATTGGGAATTTACGCTAAAGAAAAAGGAGTTAAAATAATAGTGTTAACAAATTTGAACTATTCTAAAAATTCAAAGTCAAGACACAAATCCGGGAAACTTTTATATGAAATAGCGGATGTAATTATAGATAATCATGGAGATATAGGAGATGCAACAATAAGTATAAAGGAAGGATTAAATGTTGCTCCGACTTCAACAGTAATAGGTGCAACAATATTAAATACGGTAATAAGCGAAACTGCTAAAGAACTCTTAAAAAATAATATTGATCCTTTACCATTTTTTTATAGTGCTAATTTAGATGGAGGGGATGAAAAAAATAAACTAGTAGCAAAATATTATAAAAATAATATTATTTATAAATTTTAA
- a CDS encoding DeoR/GlpR family DNA-binding transcription regulator gives MLKEERLSKIIELLNKNNTLKTEEISDYLNVSLATVRRDLNELDESKKIKKIFGGAKSIKNINYITTEDRMDDKINANIKQKLAIGKFAAELIHDNDFVYMDAGSSVEAMITYIHANNVVFVTNSIWIARELSALKYKVYILPGEIKLSTDSIIGVSAIQYLANFNFTLGFFGTNGIHKDFGFTTPDINEAMIKSEAIKRCKKTYILADSSKFDKVSQVSFCKDFSTYIITEKSENQEFIGEILKI, from the coding sequence ATGCTTAAAGAAGAAAGATTATCTAAAATTATAGAGCTTTTAAATAAAAATAACACATTAAAAACTGAAGAAATATCTGATTATTTAAATGTTTCGTTAGCAACTGTAAGAAGGGATTTAAATGAATTAGATGAATCAAAAAAAATCAAAAAAATTTTTGGTGGTGCAAAATCAATCAAAAATATCAATTATATAACTACTGAAGATAGAATGGACGATAAAATAAATGCCAATATTAAACAAAAGCTTGCTATAGGGAAATTTGCAGCTGAATTGATACATGATAATGATTTTGTGTATATGGATGCTGGTTCAAGTGTTGAAGCGATGATTACATATATTCATGCGAATAATGTTGTATTTGTTACAAATTCAATATGGATTGCAAGAGAATTATCTGCTTTGAAATATAAAGTATATATTTTACCGGGAGAAATTAAATTGAGCACAGACTCAATAATAGGAGTATCTGCAATTCAGTATTTGGCAAATTTTAATTTTACTTTAGGTTTTTTTGGAACTAATGGTATTCATAAAGATTTTGGATTCACTACTCCGGATATTAATGAGGCTATGATTAAGTCGGAAGCGATAAAAAGATGTAAAAAAACGTATATTTTAGCGGATTCAAGTAAATTTGATAAAGTTTCACAGGTAAGTTTTTGTAAAGATTTTTCAACCTATATAATTACTGAAAAATCAGAAAATCAAGAATTTATTGGTGAAATTTTGAAAATATAG
- the pfkB gene encoding 1-phosphofructokinase: protein MIYTLTLNPAIDHVVKLDKLEIGETNRMHEENISAGGKGINVSKILKNLGENSIVLGYIAGFTGNEIDRILKEEGLSTDFIYIRDGFTRINTKIKSEKETEINGPGLKICKQEIEKLFDKLDDIKDGDYLFLSGSIPSSMDNGFYAKIMERLFSKNVNIAVDTTGGALVKTLKYSPKIIKPNLRELEELFNCQIAENVQIERYSKRLQEMGAKNIIISMGGDGAYFLSEKGDSIFLEAPKGNVIDTVGSGDSMLAGFIFALKNNFSLVEAFKFSVSCGSATAFSEKLATKNEIYKIYKNL from the coding sequence ATGATTTATACATTAACATTAAATCCTGCAATTGATCATGTTGTAAAACTTGATAAATTGGAAATTGGTGAAACAAATAGGATGCATGAAGAAAATATTAGTGCCGGTGGAAAAGGAATTAATGTAAGTAAGATTTTAAAAAATTTAGGAGAAAATAGTATTGTATTAGGATATATAGCGGGATTTACAGGAAATGAAATAGATAGAATATTAAAAGAGGAAGGTTTATCAACTGACTTTATATATATTAGAGATGGATTTACAAGAATAAATACAAAAATAAAAAGTGAAAAAGAAACTGAAATAAATGGGCCGGGATTAAAAATTTGCAAACAAGAAATTGAGAAATTGTTTGATAAACTTGATGATATAAAAGATGGAGATTATTTATTTTTATCAGGGAGTATACCTTCATCCATGGATAATGGGTTTTATGCGAAAATTATGGAGAGATTATTTTCTAAAAATGTTAATATCGCTGTTGATACAACAGGGGGTGCATTAGTAAAAACACTAAAGTATTCTCCTAAAATTATAAAGCCTAATCTTAGAGAATTAGAAGAGTTATTTAATTGTCAGATAGCAGAGAATGTTCAAATTGAAAGATATTCTAAAAGATTACAAGAAATGGGAGCTAAAAATATAATAATTTCAATGGGTGGAGATGGAGCGTATTTTTTATCTGAAAAAGGAGATAGCATCTTTTTAGAAGCACCAAAAGGAAATGTAATTGATACGGTTGGATCAGGAGATTCTATGCTTGCCGGTTTTATTTTTGCATTAAAAAATAATTTTTCTTTAGTTGAAGCATTTAAATTTAGTGTTAGTTGTGGCTCTGCTACAGCATTTTCGGAAAAATTGGCAACAAAAAATGAAATATATAAAATATATAAAAATTTATAG